In a single window of the Dreissena polymorpha isolate Duluth1 chromosome 3, UMN_Dpol_1.0, whole genome shotgun sequence genome:
- the LOC127872560 gene encoding adhesion G protein-coupled receptor E2-like, translating into MIVTWYPILTQNALETLDQKHAPVNQATSSKERSAKRANLGSTCRHDGNCDTTTNPNSECTETAGSQTCTCKSGYTKQGTVCKADLDTPCTANDDCDTTTNPYSECNGNVGSKTCTCKSGYTKDETACIADLGSTCTANGDCATTTNPNSECTGPAGSQTCTCKSGYTKHGTACKADLGTACTETTDCDTVTTTDAVCDLNAAPKICAVGAAGVAACLSTIVSCVLMAMF; encoded by the exons ATGATTGTGACCTGGTATCCAATCCTTACTCAGAATGCGCTGGAAACGTTGGATCAAAAACATGCACCTGTAAATCAGGCTACATCAAGCAAGGAACGGAGTGCAAAGCGAGCAA ACCTTGGCTCAACATGCAGACACGACGGCAATTGCGACACGACAACAAATCCTAACTCCGAATGCACTGAAACAGCCGGATCTCAAACCTGCACCTGCAAATCAGGCTACACCAAGCAAGGCACGGTTTGCAAAGCAG ACCTTGACACACCATGTACAGCCAACGATGATTGCGACACGACAACCAATCCTTACTCGGAATGCAATGGAAACGTTGGATCCAAAACATGCACTTGTAAATCAGGCTACACCAAGGACGAAACGGCGTGCATAGCGG ACCTGGGCTCAACCTGCACAGCCAACGGCGATTGCGCCACGACAACAAATCCTAACTCCGAATGCACTGGACCTGCCGGATCTCAAACCTGCACCTGCAAATCAGGCTACACCAAGCACGGAACGGCTTGCAAAGCAG accTAGGCACAGCTTGTACAGAAACCACTGATTGTGACACGGTAACTACAACTGATGCTGTATGTGACCTGAATGCTGCACCAAAGATTTGCGCAGTAG GAGCCGCTGGTGTTGCAGCATGCCTGTCAACGATTGTGTCCTGTGTGCTCATGGCGATGTTTTAA